Proteins co-encoded in one Frankiaceae bacterium genomic window:
- a CDS encoding methylmalonyl-CoA mutase family protein, with protein MTDGRTSESGLPIQPVYAPADLDGFDPAAALGEPGAYPFTRGVYPTMYTGKPWTMRQYAGFGTAKESNERYHALLNAGTTGLSVAFD; from the coding sequence ATGACAGACGGGCGTACGTCGGAGTCGGGGCTGCCCATCCAGCCGGTGTACGCACCGGCCGACCTCGACGGGTTCGACCCGGCGGCGGCGCTGGGGGAGCCGGGCGCGTACCCGTTCACCCGCGGCGTCTATCCGACGATGTACACCGGCAAGCCGTGGACGATGCGGCAGTACGCCGGCTTCGGCACCGCCAAGGAGTCGAACGAGCGCTACCACGCGCTGCTGAACGCCGGCACGACCGGCCTCTCCGTGGCGTTCGAC
- a CDS encoding class I lanthipeptide yields the protein MSRRLALRKETLAELTTGELTAVVGGAPPTLDVVACTRATLTFCPDFYCTGTI from the coding sequence ATGAGCCGCAGGCTGGCGTTGCGCAAGGAGACCCTGGCGGAGCTGACGACGGGCGAGCTGACAGCCGTGGTGGGCGGCGCGCCGCCCACCCTCGACGTCGTGGCCTGCACGCGCGCGACGCTGACGTTCTGCCCCGACTTCTACTGCACGGGCACGATCTAG